The DNA sequence CTTATTAGAGGCGAGCGACAGCGAGGCGTTTGGCGAATTCTTGCAGACATTAAGCCCCGCGACAACTCGCCGCTTTGGTCCACATCCTCTCACCCCGCAACACGCAACAATTCTCTGCCAAGTTCTTAAGCAAGACAGTGCGCAGCGTTGGGTGATAGAAGATAAAGGCATTATTGCCGGTTACTTCATTCTAGAGCACAACATTTCTGAGCATGAAGCTAAGCGTTATTCGGCACAAGGGGTCAGTTTAGTCTCGCCACTCGATGTAATATTTGCGCCCTGTATTGCCGATGCATATCAAAATCTAGGCTTAGCTTCTGCTGCTATCCGTCCATTGATGCAGCAGCTAAAACAGCAGGGTGCGCGCAGTATGGTATTAATGGGAGGAACCCAAGCAACCAATCAGCGTGCTCGTCATTTTTATCAAGCCTGTGGTTTTGTTGAATATGGCCGTTTTAACACCGAGCTCGAAAATATCGATATGCGGGCGATCTTGTAATCGATAATTAACTTGGCATAGTAGCCAGCAAACAATATGAATGAGTAACTGTAGATGAAGATTTGGGTTGATGCAGACGCCTGTCCGGTGGTGATCAAAGAAATATTGTTTCGCGCCGCCGAGCGCACTCAAATACCTTTGATACTGGTGGCCAACCAATATATTAAAACGCCGCCATCTAAGGTGATATCTAGCCTGCAAGTTAGTGCGGGTTTTGATGAAGCCGACAACGAAATAGTCGCGCGGGTCGCCGAAGGTGACTTAGTGATCACCGCGGATATTCCGCTGGCCGATGAAGTTATTACTAAGCAAGGGCAGGCACTAAGCCCACGCGGTGAGCTTTATACTAAAAGTAATATTAAGTCGCGACTTAACATGCGTGATTTCATGGATACTTTGCGCTCTAGCGGGGTGCATACGGGTGGCCCAGCTGCGCTTAATCAAGCTGATCGCAAAGCCTTCGCCAGTCATTTAGATTCTATATTGTCTAAGTGCCAAGCAAAAAAATAGCTTAAGCCTGAGCGCTTAAGCTATTGCTTGAACAGTGGCTAGCGGCTTAATACTTAAAGCGATTGACTTGGGTAACCAATTGCTGGCCCACTTCCAGTAGGTCCTCGGTAGCTTGTTGTAGCTGCTTGCTATCGTCACTTAACGACTGCGCGCCCATACTTAAGGATTCCATATCGTTGGTGACCGCGCTCGTCACATTGGCTTGTTCCTCACTGGCGCTGGCTATCATGGTAATCATGTCGTTTACTGAGTTCATTTCTTGGTTGATTTGTACTAATGACTCACCAGTGCCCTCAGCAGAAGAAATCGTCTGGCCTACCATTTTTTTACTTTCTTGGGTTGCTTGATATGAGGTTTCCGCTTGGCTTTGTAAGTCACCAATA is a window from the Agarivorans sp. TSD2052 genome containing:
- a CDS encoding GNAT family N-acetyltransferase — translated: MSAILIQAKDGRQYNLRLLEASDSEAFGEFLQTLSPATTRRFGPHPLTPQHATILCQVLKQDSAQRWVIEDKGIIAGYFILEHNISEHEAKRYSAQGVSLVSPLDVIFAPCIADAYQNLGLASAAIRPLMQQLKQQGARSMVLMGGTQATNQRARHFYQACGFVEYGRFNTELENIDMRAIL
- a CDS encoding YaiI/YqxD family protein; protein product: MKIWVDADACPVVIKEILFRAAERTQIPLILVANQYIKTPPSKVISSLQVSAGFDEADNEIVARVAEGDLVITADIPLADEVITKQGQALSPRGELYTKSNIKSRLNMRDFMDTLRSSGVHTGGPAALNQADRKAFASHLDSILSKCQAKK